Proteins encoded in a region of the Ignavibacteriales bacterium genome:
- the tsaA gene encoding tRNA (N6-threonylcarbamoyladenosine(37)-N6)-methyltransferase TrmO, giving the protein MHQPTLQTKPIGVIRTPFKTKYGAPRQPATAKENTVGIITLNEGCNFEQALEDLSGFDYIWVLFWFHKNKNWKPKVLPPHGGRTKRGLFATRTPHRPNPIGLSLCRLLSIKGRTVRIENPDMLDGTPVLDIKPYLPHAESQPAARAGWIQESNEQSAPLFQVSFSQDVRDQLLRLKESESSELTSYLTGILSHDPHPHVYRRIKIIDDGSAVIAVKRWRFQYRIEGKAVRIIGVDRAADKRRKS; this is encoded by the coding sequence ATGCATCAGCCGACACTCCAGACAAAGCCAATTGGTGTCATTCGTACTCCGTTCAAAACCAAGTACGGGGCGCCCCGACAACCTGCCACGGCGAAGGAGAACACCGTCGGAATCATCACTCTCAACGAGGGCTGCAATTTCGAACAGGCCCTCGAAGATCTCTCGGGCTTCGACTATATCTGGGTGCTCTTCTGGTTCCACAAAAACAAGAATTGGAAACCGAAAGTCCTTCCACCTCACGGAGGCAGGACAAAACGCGGCCTTTTCGCGACCCGCACGCCTCACCGTCCAAATCCCATCGGCTTGTCTCTTTGCAGACTCTTGAGTATCAAGGGACGAACTGTGCGAATTGAGAATCCTGACATGCTTGACGGAACGCCGGTCCTCGACATCAAACCGTACCTTCCACACGCCGAATCGCAACCGGCAGCGCGCGCCGGATGGATTCAAGAATCAAACGAGCAAAGTGCACCCCTTTTCCAGGTCTCGTTCTCACAAGATGTCCGGGACCAGCTTCTCCGGTTGAAGGAGAGCGAAAGCAGCGAACTCACAAGCTACCTGACCGGGATACTATCGCACGATCCACATCCACATGTATATAGAAGGATCAAAATCATCGACGACGGCTCAGCGGTGATTGCAGTGAAGAGGTGGAGATTTCAATATCGAATTGAGGGAAAGGCGGTCCGGATCATCGGTGTTGATCGTGCAGCGGACAAACGGAGGAAATCGTGA